A single window of Mycolicibacterium aurum DNA harbors:
- the aceA gene encoding isocitrate lyase ICL2 yields the protein MAIIEADLQPQTPFERDVADTQRYFDSPRFDGIIRLYTARQVAEQRGTIPVDYPVAREAATAFFPHLRELYANGRSITTFGPYSPGQAVVMKRMGIEGIYLGGWATSAKGSISEDPGPDLASYPLSQVPEEAASIVRALLTADRNQQYLRLQMNEAQLKTTPAYDYRPFIIADADTGHGGDPHVRNLIRRFVESGVPGYHIEDQRPGTKKCGHQGGKVLVPSDEQIKRLNTARFQLDIMRVPGIIVARTDAEAANLIDSRADERDQPFLLGATNLKIPSYKSCFLAMVRRFYDKGVTELNGHLLYALPDGEYATAEAWLERNGVLALIDQTAAAWQDGTESSVDAAFDKVENQFVDAWQDDAGLNTYGEAVAELLEFREREGEPSGMSVADWRTFAERAPLYTAREKAKELGADVAWDCERVKTPEGYYQVRGGIPYAIAKSLAAAPFADILWMETKTADLADAKQFADAIHAVYPDKMLAYNLSPSFNWDTTGMTDEEMRAFPEEIGKMGFVFNFITYGGHQVDGVASEEFATSLRQEGMLALARLQRKMRLVESPYRTPQTLVGGPRSDAALAASSGRTATTKSMGKGSTQHQHLVQTEVPKKLLEEWLALWSEHNKLPERLHVQLRPRRAGSDVLDLQILGDGEEPLANVVVDPIKDRHGRSILTVRDQNTFAEQLRQKRLMDVIHLWLIHRFKAEIVYYVTPTEDNIYQTEKMKSHGIFSDVYQEVGEIIVADVNQARIDELLAPDRAALTRLISKQD from the coding sequence ATGGCCATCATCGAAGCTGACCTCCAGCCCCAGACTCCGTTCGAGCGGGATGTCGCCGACACGCAGCGTTACTTCGACAGCCCGAGGTTCGACGGGATCATCCGCCTCTACACCGCGCGGCAGGTCGCCGAGCAGCGTGGCACCATCCCCGTCGACTATCCCGTCGCGCGGGAGGCGGCGACGGCGTTCTTCCCGCATCTGCGCGAGCTGTACGCCAACGGCAGGAGCATCACGACGTTCGGCCCCTACTCCCCCGGCCAGGCCGTCGTGATGAAACGTATGGGGATCGAGGGGATCTATCTCGGCGGCTGGGCCACGTCGGCCAAGGGATCCATCAGCGAGGACCCAGGACCCGACCTCGCCAGCTATCCGCTGAGCCAGGTACCCGAGGAAGCGGCCAGCATCGTGCGCGCACTGCTGACCGCCGACCGCAACCAGCAGTACCTGCGATTGCAGATGAACGAGGCACAGCTCAAGACGACGCCGGCGTACGACTACCGGCCGTTCATCATCGCCGATGCCGACACGGGTCACGGTGGTGATCCTCACGTGCGCAACCTGATCCGGCGTTTCGTCGAAAGCGGCGTGCCCGGGTACCACATCGAGGACCAGCGCCCCGGGACCAAGAAGTGCGGCCATCAGGGCGGCAAGGTACTCGTGCCGTCCGACGAACAGATCAAGCGTCTCAACACCGCCCGCTTCCAGCTCGACATCATGCGGGTGCCCGGGATCATCGTTGCCCGGACCGACGCCGAGGCGGCGAACCTGATCGACAGCCGCGCCGACGAGCGGGATCAGCCGTTCCTGCTCGGCGCCACCAACCTGAAGATCCCGTCGTACAAGTCGTGCTTCCTGGCGATGGTGCGGCGGTTCTACGACAAGGGCGTCACCGAGCTCAACGGCCACCTGCTGTATGCGCTGCCCGACGGCGAATACGCGACCGCCGAGGCCTGGCTGGAGCGCAACGGCGTGCTGGCCCTGATCGACCAGACGGCCGCGGCCTGGCAGGACGGAACGGAATCGTCCGTCGACGCCGCGTTCGACAAGGTGGAGAATCAGTTCGTCGATGCGTGGCAGGACGACGCCGGCCTGAACACCTACGGCGAGGCCGTCGCCGAACTGCTGGAATTCCGGGAGCGCGAAGGCGAACCCTCGGGCATGAGCGTCGCCGACTGGCGGACATTCGCCGAGCGGGCGCCGCTGTACACGGCGCGCGAGAAGGCCAAGGAGCTCGGCGCCGACGTGGCGTGGGACTGCGAACGGGTCAAGACGCCGGAGGGTTACTACCAGGTGCGCGGCGGCATTCCGTACGCGATCGCGAAGTCGTTGGCGGCCGCGCCGTTCGCGGATATTCTCTGGATGGAGACCAAGACCGCCGACCTGGCCGATGCCAAGCAGTTCGCCGATGCGATCCACGCGGTGTATCCCGACAAGATGCTCGCCTACAACCTGTCTCCGTCGTTCAACTGGGACACCACCGGGATGACCGACGAGGAGATGCGGGCCTTCCCCGAGGAAATCGGCAAGATGGGGTTCGTCTTCAACTTCATCACCTACGGCGGCCACCAGGTCGACGGTGTCGCGTCCGAGGAGTTCGCCACCTCGCTACGACAGGAGGGCATGCTCGCGCTGGCGCGTCTGCAACGCAAGATGCGACTCGTCGAATCCCCCTATCGCACACCGCAAACCCTGGTCGGCGGGCCGCGCAGCGACGCAGCGCTGGCGGCGTCGTCGGGCCGGACGGCAACCACGAAGTCGATGGGCAAAGGTTCGACGCAGCACCAGCACCTCGTGCAGACCGAAGTGCCGAAGAAACTGCTGGAGGAATGGCTGGCGCTGTGGAGCGAACACAACAAGCTGCCGGAGCGACTGCACGTCCAGCTGCGGCCCCGGCGGGCCGGTTCGGACGTGCTGGATCTGCAGATCCTGGGTGACGGGGAGGAGCCGCTGGCCAACGTCGTCGTCGACCCGATCAAGGACCGGCACGGTCGCAGCATCCTGACCGTGCGCGATCAGAACACCTTCGCCGAGCAACTGCGTCAGAAGCGGCTGATGGACGTGATCCACCTGTGGCTCATCCACCGCTTCAAGGCGGAGATCGTCTACTACGTGACGCCGACCGAGGACAACATCTATCAGACCGAGAAGATGAAGTCGCACGGGATCTTCAGCGACGTCTACCAGGAGGTCGGCGAGATCATCGTCGCCGATGTGAACCAGGCGCGGATCGACGAGCTCCTCGCCCCCGACCGTGCTGCTCTGACCCGCCTGATCAGCAAGCAGGACTGA
- a CDS encoding enolase C-terminal domain-like protein, which translates to MRTLIDFDDAPVFAVPTAAGLREGVLLDGPQGWGEFSPPAGADDALAARWLTAAMEPSTVGWPDAVRGRVPVSDGLRPVVEVDDVAAAVDAIMRVADDVELVEVICRSCDDARSVRRLVDVPVAVDAALLAVDPQCADVAVLRCGALGGVRRALRRAEKLGLPAVVNFTGTTSIGLAADVALAAALPDLPFACGQVPEWLRDSDVVSSPRSLVPSDGHLPAAPMPAAPDPARLARFAVTDPDVVGRWRDLLHRAAALI; encoded by the coding sequence GTGAGAACACTCATCGATTTCGACGACGCACCGGTATTCGCCGTGCCGACTGCAGCGGGCCTGCGCGAAGGCGTGCTGCTGGACGGACCGCAGGGCTGGGGCGAGTTCAGCCCGCCCGCCGGTGCCGACGACGCGCTGGCCGCGCGCTGGCTCACCGCGGCGATGGAACCGAGCACGGTCGGATGGCCCGACGCGGTGCGCGGACGGGTGCCGGTCTCCGACGGACTTCGTCCCGTCGTCGAGGTGGATGATGTCGCTGCAGCTGTCGACGCGATCATGCGCGTGGCCGACGACGTCGAGCTGGTGGAGGTGATCTGCCGCAGCTGCGACGACGCCAGGTCGGTGCGCCGGCTCGTGGACGTGCCCGTCGCCGTCGACGCGGCCCTGCTCGCGGTCGACCCGCAGTGCGCCGACGTCGCCGTGCTGCGCTGCGGTGCGCTCGGGGGAGTGCGGCGTGCACTACGTCGCGCCGAAAAGCTCGGACTACCGGCGGTGGTGAATTTCACCGGAACCACCAGCATCGGGCTGGCCGCCGATGTCGCACTCGCCGCGGCACTGCCGGACCTGCCGTTCGCCTGTGGCCAGGTACCCGAGTGGCTACGCGACAGTGACGTCGTTTCGTCGCCCCGGTCCCTGGTCCCCAGCGACGGTCACCTTCCCGCCGCGCCCATGCCCGCCGCACCCGACCCGGCGCGGCTGGCCCGGTTCGCCGTCACCGACCCGGACGTGGTCGGCCGGTGGCGCGACCTCCTGCACCGGGCCGCCGCGCTGATCTGA